A region of Leifsonia xyli DNA encodes the following proteins:
- a CDS encoding phenylalanine--tRNA ligase subunit alpha: protein MSDTTQITESEVEAAVGAALAAIDAASDSAALKTVRHDHTAEGSPLARLNASIRSLPGDQKAAAGKLVGGARARVNQAFAAKESEIAAAEEAAQLAAEAVDVTALPTRWTPGARHPLSLLQERIADIFVGMGWEVAEGPELESEWYNFDALNFDADHPARAMQDTFFVEPTDAHLVMRTHTSPVQLRALLGEQLPVYRIAPGRVFRTDEFDATHLPVFTQTEGIAVDKGLTMAHLRGTLDHFVKTLFGDEARVRLRPNYFPFTEPSAELDLWHPTFKGGARWIEWGGCGMVNPNVLRSAGIDPDVYSGFAFGMGVERALMFRNDVKDMRDMAEGDVRFSQQFGMVV, encoded by the coding sequence GTGTCAGATACCACCCAGATCACCGAATCGGAGGTCGAGGCCGCGGTCGGAGCGGCTCTCGCCGCGATCGACGCCGCGAGCGACTCGGCCGCGCTGAAGACGGTGCGCCACGACCACACGGCCGAGGGTTCGCCGCTCGCGCGCCTCAACGCGAGCATCCGCTCGCTGCCGGGCGACCAGAAGGCCGCCGCGGGCAAGCTCGTCGGCGGCGCCCGCGCGCGGGTCAACCAGGCGTTCGCCGCCAAGGAGTCCGAGATCGCGGCGGCGGAGGAGGCGGCCCAGCTCGCCGCCGAGGCCGTCGACGTGACGGCCCTGCCCACGCGCTGGACGCCCGGGGCGCGCCACCCGCTGAGCCTCCTCCAGGAGCGCATCGCCGACATCTTCGTCGGCATGGGCTGGGAGGTCGCAGAGGGTCCGGAGCTCGAGAGCGAGTGGTACAACTTCGACGCCCTCAACTTCGACGCCGACCACCCGGCGCGTGCGATGCAGGACACCTTCTTCGTCGAGCCGACGGACGCCCACCTCGTGATGCGCACGCACACGTCGCCGGTGCAGCTGCGCGCCCTGCTGGGCGAGCAGCTCCCGGTGTACCGCATCGCGCCGGGCCGCGTGTTCCGCACCGACGAGTTCGATGCCACGCACCTCCCGGTCTTCACCCAGACCGAGGGGATCGCCGTCGACAAGGGCCTCACCATGGCGCATCTGCGCGGCACGCTCGACCACTTCGTCAAGACGCTGTTCGGCGACGAGGCGCGCGTCCGCCTGCGCCCGAACTACTTCCCGTTCACCGAGCCGAGCGCCGAGCTCGACCTGTGGCACCCGACCTTCAAGGGCGGCGCGCGCTGGATCGAGTGGGGCGGCTGCGGCATGGTCAACCCGAACGTCCTGCGCTCGGCGGGCATCGACCCCGACGTCTACTCCGGCTTCGCGTTCGGCATGGGCGTGGAGCGGGCGCTGATGTTCCGCAACGACGTCAAAGACATGCGCGACATGGCCGAGGGTGATGTCCGATTCTCCCAGCAGTTCGGAATGGTGGTCTGA
- a CDS encoding phenylalanine--tRNA ligase subunit beta — MRVPLSWLGEFVDLEPGTTPEEVHAALVSVGLEEEDIHTFELSGPIVVGQVLEFVEEPQSNGKTIRWCQVRVAPEGETAADGGADVRGIVCGARNFFEGDKVVVTLPGAVLPGPFPIAARKTYGHVSDGMIASARELGLGEDHDGILRLSTLGLDPEVGTDAVSLLGLDDAAVEVNVTPDRGYAFSIRGIAREYSHATGSAFRDPADAVPTSAEHASGFWVTIDDTAPIRGRVGASVFVTRVVRDVDGSRPTPAWMIARLKLAGIRSISLIVDITNYVMLELGQPIHGYDLDKLSGGIVVRRATPGEKLVTLDDQTRTLDPEDLVIADDSGAIGMAGIMGGASTEIGRDTRNVLIEAANFDPVSIARTARRHKLPSEASKRFERGVDPQVAVAAAGRVVQLLEQLAGGHADGLGSLLDASEAVEAIRLPDGYIASLIGVDYTDDEVRSALAEIGGAVTETDGALLVAPPTWRPDLRDKSDLAEEVARIVGYDRIPSVLPVAPPGRGLSREQRLRRAAAQILADNGATEVLAFPFVSEAQNDLFGQPEADGHVPAVRLANALDATAPYLRTSLLPGLVDAAKRNLARGLVDLRVYELGTVFRPSEGSIGSETLPPGAALPSSDILAGLNAGIPAQPRHLAGLVVGDVHGKQPGAAAVSAGLVDALDMVRQTAAAVGVTVEFAQSSHQALHPGRTARLLARGANGDAVPVGYAGELLPALAHELDLPRVVAVFELDLDALIAIAPPEIVAGIIAGFPAATQDLSLVVGADVPAGDVLRAVREGAGELLEDIHLVDDYRGAGLPEGRKSLTFALRFRADDRTLTAAEATEAKLAGSARAGELYGATIRE; from the coding sequence ATGCGCGTCCCCCTGAGTTGGCTCGGCGAGTTCGTCGACCTCGAGCCCGGCACCACGCCGGAGGAGGTGCACGCCGCCCTCGTGTCCGTCGGGCTCGAAGAGGAGGACATCCACACCTTCGAGCTGTCCGGTCCGATCGTCGTCGGCCAGGTGCTTGAGTTCGTCGAGGAGCCACAGAGCAACGGCAAGACCATCCGCTGGTGCCAGGTGCGCGTCGCGCCCGAAGGCGAGACGGCCGCCGACGGCGGCGCCGATGTGCGCGGCATCGTCTGCGGCGCCCGCAACTTCTTCGAGGGCGACAAGGTCGTCGTGACGCTGCCCGGCGCGGTGCTGCCCGGCCCGTTCCCGATCGCGGCGCGCAAGACCTACGGTCACGTCTCCGACGGCATGATCGCGTCGGCGCGCGAGCTCGGGCTCGGCGAGGACCACGACGGCATCCTGCGCCTAAGCACGCTGGGCCTCGACCCCGAGGTCGGCACCGACGCGGTGTCGCTGCTCGGGCTCGACGACGCGGCCGTCGAGGTGAACGTCACGCCCGACCGCGGCTACGCGTTCTCGATCCGCGGCATCGCTCGCGAGTACTCGCACGCGACGGGGTCCGCGTTCCGCGACCCGGCCGACGCCGTCCCGACGAGTGCCGAGCACGCCAGCGGCTTCTGGGTCACCATCGACGACACCGCGCCCATCCGCGGCCGGGTCGGGGCGAGCGTGTTCGTCACGCGAGTGGTGCGCGACGTCGACGGCAGCCGGCCCACCCCGGCATGGATGATCGCGCGGCTCAAGCTCGCGGGCATCCGCTCGATCTCGCTGATCGTCGACATCACGAACTACGTCATGCTCGAGCTCGGTCAGCCGATCCACGGCTACGACCTCGACAAGCTGTCCGGCGGCATCGTCGTGCGCCGCGCGACGCCGGGGGAGAAGCTGGTCACGCTCGACGACCAGACGCGCACCCTCGACCCGGAAGACCTCGTGATCGCCGACGACTCCGGCGCGATCGGCATGGCCGGCATCATGGGCGGCGCGTCGACCGAGATCGGCCGCGACACCCGCAATGTGCTCATCGAGGCGGCGAACTTCGACCCGGTGTCGATCGCGCGCACGGCCCGCCGGCACAAGCTGCCGAGCGAGGCGTCCAAGCGCTTCGAGCGCGGCGTCGACCCGCAGGTCGCAGTGGCCGCCGCCGGGCGGGTGGTGCAGCTGCTGGAGCAACTCGCCGGCGGTCACGCCGACGGGCTCGGCTCGCTGCTCGACGCGTCCGAGGCCGTCGAGGCCATCCGCCTGCCCGACGGCTACATCGCCTCCCTCATCGGTGTCGACTACACCGATGACGAGGTGCGCAGCGCGCTCGCCGAGATCGGCGGCGCCGTCACAGAGACCGACGGCGCCCTGCTCGTCGCGCCTCCCACCTGGCGCCCCGACCTGCGCGACAAGTCCGACCTGGCCGAGGAGGTCGCCCGCATCGTCGGCTACGACCGCATCCCCTCGGTGCTGCCCGTCGCCCCTCCGGGACGCGGCCTCTCGCGGGAGCAGCGCCTCCGCCGCGCCGCCGCGCAGATCCTGGCCGACAACGGCGCGACCGAGGTGCTCGCCTTCCCGTTCGTGAGCGAGGCGCAGAACGACCTGTTCGGTCAGCCGGAGGCGGACGGCCACGTCCCCGCCGTCCGCCTGGCCAACGCGCTCGACGCGACCGCGCCGTACCTCCGCACCTCGCTGCTGCCCGGGCTGGTGGACGCGGCCAAGCGCAACCTCGCCCGCGGACTCGTCGACCTGCGCGTCTATGAACTCGGGACGGTGTTCCGCCCGTCGGAGGGCTCGATCGGCAGCGAGACACTGCCGCCCGGGGCCGCCCTGCCGTCGTCGGACATCCTGGCCGGCTTGAACGCCGGCATCCCGGCGCAGCCACGCCACCTCGCCGGCCTCGTGGTCGGCGACGTGCACGGCAAGCAGCCGGGCGCGGCGGCCGTGTCCGCCGGGCTGGTCGACGCGCTCGACATGGTGCGGCAGACCGCCGCGGCAGTCGGCGTGACGGTCGAGTTCGCCCAGTCGTCCCACCAGGCCCTCCACCCGGGTCGCACCGCGCGGCTCCTCGCGCGTGGCGCGAACGGTGACGCGGTGCCCGTCGGTTACGCCGGCGAACTGCTGCCCGCCCTCGCGCACGAGCTGGACCTCCCGCGTGTGGTGGCCGTCTTCGAGCTCGACCTGGACGCCCTGATCGCGATCGCGCCGCCAGAGATCGTGGCGGGTATCATCGCCGGCTTCCCGGCCGCGACGCAGGACCTCTCCCTGGTGGTCGGCGCGGACGTCCCCGCGGGCGACGTGCTGCGCGCGGTCCGCGAGGGCGCGGGAGAACTGCTGGAGGACATCCACCTGGTCGACGACTACCGCGGCGCCGGCCTGCCGGAGGGACGCAAGAGCCTCACGTTCGCGCTCCGCTTCCGCGCCGACGACCGCACCCTCACCGCCGCCGAGGCGACCGAGGCCAAGCTGGCCGGCTCCGCCCGCGCCGGCGAGCTGTACGGCGCGACCATCCGCGAGTAG
- a CDS encoding N-acetyl-gamma-glutamyl-phosphate reductase: MTFSVAVAGASGYAGGELLRILAAHPDFEARTVTAHSNAGHPLIAHQPHLRSLAHLTLQETSAANLAGHDIVFLALPHGASGEIAAQLPDDTVVVDCGADHRLEDPAAWAAFYGGDHFGAWAYGVPELPLTGGAKQRENLVGARRIAAPGCNASAVSLALAPGIQAGLIDDEDIVAVLAVGPSGAGKSLKTMYLASEILGSANPYGVGGTHRHIPEIQQNLRKAGAQAPTVSFTPVLVPMSRGILATSTARVKPGVTAEQVQQTWEAAYADEPFVHVLPAGTLPRTSDVLGANTVLVGVALDEAAGRVVTVLALDNLYKGTAGAAIQSVNIALGLDETAGLTVNGVAP, from the coding sequence ATGACTTTCTCGGTCGCTGTCGCAGGCGCATCCGGATACGCGGGCGGTGAGCTGCTGCGCATCCTCGCCGCGCACCCCGACTTCGAGGCCCGCACCGTCACCGCGCACAGCAACGCCGGTCACCCGCTGATCGCCCACCAGCCGCACCTGCGCAGTCTCGCGCACCTGACTCTGCAGGAGACGTCCGCGGCGAACCTCGCCGGTCACGACATCGTGTTCCTCGCACTCCCGCACGGCGCCTCCGGCGAGATCGCCGCCCAGCTCCCCGACGACACCGTCGTCGTGGACTGCGGAGCCGACCACCGCCTCGAAGACCCAGCGGCCTGGGCCGCCTTCTACGGCGGCGACCACTTCGGCGCGTGGGCCTACGGGGTGCCAGAGCTCCCGCTCACCGGCGGCGCGAAGCAGCGCGAGAATCTGGTCGGCGCGCGGCGGATCGCGGCCCCGGGATGCAACGCGAGCGCCGTGTCCCTGGCGCTCGCCCCAGGAATCCAGGCCGGCCTCATCGACGACGAGGACATCGTCGCCGTGCTGGCCGTCGGCCCGTCCGGCGCGGGGAAGTCGCTCAAGACGATGTACCTGGCGAGCGAGATCCTCGGCTCGGCGAACCCGTACGGCGTCGGCGGCACGCACCGGCACATCCCCGAGATCCAGCAGAACCTCCGGAAAGCCGGAGCACAAGCGCCGACCGTGTCGTTCACGCCGGTGCTCGTGCCGATGTCGCGCGGCATCCTCGCCACCTCGACCGCCCGGGTGAAGCCCGGCGTGACGGCCGAGCAGGTACAGCAGACGTGGGAGGCCGCGTACGCTGACGAGCCGTTCGTCCACGTGCTCCCGGCCGGGACGCTGCCGCGCACCAGCGATGTGCTCGGCGCCAACACCGTCCTGGTGGGCGTCGCGCTCGACGAGGCCGCCGGCCGCGTGGTCACGGTGCTCGCCCTCGACAACCTGTACAAGGGGACGGCCGGCGCCGCCATCCAGTCCGTCAACATCGCCCTCGGCCTCGACGAGACCGCGGGCCTGACCGTGAACGGAGTCGCCCCGTGA